The Streptomyces sp. NBC_00236 DNA window CAGGCGGCGGCGTCTGCCCGCGGCGACGGAGCCGCACCCACACCCGCACCCGGAGATGCACGGGGAGGCGGGCGGCTCGACGCGGGTGGAACGACGCCCGGGCACCGGCACCGACACCTCGCCGCGGCATGCCTGAGGGGGCGCCCCGAGGGGGCCCGCAGTGCATGCCGTGCAGGGACCGGCAGGGCGTGCCCTGCGGGGGCCCCGCGCCCTTCCCGTCCGACTCCCACTCGACGAACTGAGCGGTTGCTTAGAAAAGAGGCCCGCATCACACGCCCTGTCGGGTGACCTCAGCAGTACGTCCGGGTAACTTCCAGAGCAGTCCTGCCAGACAGCCTTCCAGCCCTCATGGAGCCGCGTGATGCCCGAAGCCGTGATCGTCTCTGCTGCCCGTTCGCCCATCGGCCGGGCCTTCAAGGGTTCGCTGAAGGACCTGCGCGCGGACGACCTGACCGCCACGATCATCCAGACCGCCCTCGCCAAGGTCCCCGAGCTGGACCCGCGGGACATCGACGACCTGATGCTCGGCTGCGGCCTCCCCGGCGGCGAGCAGGGCAACAACCTGGGCCGCATCATCGCCGTGCAGATGGGGATGGACCACCTTCCCGGCTGTACGGTCACGCGCTACTGCTCGTCCTCCCTGCAGACCAGCCGCATGGCGCTGCACGCCATCAAGGCCGGCGAGGGCGACGTCTTCATCTCCGCCGGTGTGGAGATGGTGTCCCGCTTCGCGAAGGGCAACTCCGACAGCCTGCCGGACACCCGCAACCCGCTCTTCGCCGACGCCGAGGCCCGCACCGCGGCCCGCGCCGAGGAGTCCGGTGCGAGCTGGCACGACCCGCGCGAGGACGGCCTGGTCCCGGACGCGTACATCGCGATGGGGCAGACGGCGGAGAACCTGGCGCGGATCAAGGGCGTCACCCGTCAGGACATGGACGAGTTCGGCGTCCGCTCGCAGAACCTCGCCGAGGAAGCCCTGAAGAACGGCTTCTGGGAGCGCGAGATCACCCCGGTCACGACCCCGGACGGCACGGTGGTCTCCAAGGACGACGGTCCGCGTGCGGGCGTCTCCCTGGAGGGCGTGCAG harbors:
- a CDS encoding acetyl-CoA C-acetyltransferase, whose protein sequence is MPEAVIVSAARSPIGRAFKGSLKDLRADDLTATIIQTALAKVPELDPRDIDDLMLGCGLPGGEQGNNLGRIIAVQMGMDHLPGCTVTRYCSSSLQTSRMALHAIKAGEGDVFISAGVEMVSRFAKGNSDSLPDTRNPLFADAEARTAARAEESGASWHDPREDGLVPDAYIAMGQTAENLARIKGVTRQDMDEFGVRSQNLAEEALKNGFWEREITPVTTPDGTVVSKDDGPRAGVSLEGVQGLKPVFRPDGLVTAANCCPLNDGAAALVIMSDTKARELGLTPLARIVSTGVSGLSPEIMGYGPVEASKQALKRAGLTIDDIDLAEINEAFAAQVIPSYRDLGLPLDKVNVNGGAIAVGHPFGMTGARITGTLINSLQFHDKQFGLETMCVGGGQGMAMVIERLS